In one Aromatoleum aromaticum EbN1 genomic region, the following are encoded:
- a CDS encoding type II secretion system protein encodes MSARALRGFTLIELVVTVAIVAVLASAAMPLAELTAQRARESELRAALRAIRGGIDAYKAAFDANRIEREAGASGYPPDLAALVKGVPDVTDPNSRKIYFLRRIPRDPFFTDPSVPAERTWGLRSYASPPETPAEGEDVFDIHSLSRRVGLNGVPYREW; translated from the coding sequence GTGAGCGCAAGAGCGTTGCGCGGCTTCACTCTCATCGAACTCGTCGTGACGGTTGCGATCGTCGCCGTGCTCGCGAGCGCCGCGATGCCGCTTGCCGAGCTCACCGCGCAGCGGGCGCGGGAGTCGGAACTGCGCGCGGCGCTGCGTGCGATCCGCGGCGGCATCGACGCCTACAAGGCCGCTTTCGACGCGAACCGGATCGAGCGCGAGGCCGGCGCTTCGGGCTATCCGCCCGACCTCGCCGCGCTCGTCAAGGGCGTGCCCGACGTCACCGATCCGAACAGCCGGAAAATCTATTTTCTGCGGCGCATTCCGCGCGATCCGTTCTTCACCGACCCGAGCGTGCCCGCCGAACGCACCTGGGGCCTTCGCAGTTATGCGAGCCCGCCCGAGACGCCGGCCGAAGGCGAGGACGTCTTCGACATTCATTCGCTGTCACGACGAGTCGGGCTGAACGGTGTTCCGTACCGCGAATGGTAG
- a CDS encoding GspMb/PilO family protein produces the protein MRHGARIQEAVLRAILHAGWAGAFGASLLAFALAFGFSGDAEIGAQRDTLAEERARLLRPARPAAGATSDPRSRIDRYYAVFPVRAALPARLDRLHAVAEAQGIEIESAAYDTADVPDTPLERISLTLPVRGDFTRVYAWLAEALREIPELTLEALSVKRAAADSTEVEGEARFVLFVRSDR, from the coding sequence ATGAGACATGGCGCACGCATCCAGGAGGCGGTCCTGCGGGCGATCCTGCACGCGGGATGGGCCGGGGCATTCGGCGCGTCGCTGCTCGCCTTCGCCCTGGCGTTCGGATTCTCCGGCGACGCCGAGATCGGCGCCCAACGCGACACGCTCGCCGAGGAGCGTGCCCGGCTGCTGCGCCCGGCACGGCCTGCAGCCGGGGCGACATCCGATCCCCGCAGCCGGATCGACCGCTATTACGCGGTGTTTCCGGTCCGCGCTGCGTTGCCGGCAAGGCTCGACCGCCTGCACGCAGTGGCCGAAGCCCAAGGCATCGAGATCGAGAGTGCCGCTTACGACACGGCCGATGTCCCCGACACTCCGCTGGAGCGCATCTCGCTCACGCTGCCGGTCAGGGGCGACTTCACGCGCGTCTACGCCTGGCTTGCCGAGGCGCTGCGCGAGATCCCCGAGCTCACCCTGGAAGCGCTGTCGGTCAAGCGTGCCGCTGCCGACAGCACTGAAGTCGAAGGCGAGGCGCGGTTCGTGCTCTTTGTCAGGAGCGATCGATGA
- a CDS encoding type II secretion system protein GspD yields the protein MILSTTAAMAAAPPVFRILHGRRVRRDPGAKWMDYGRAIFAVLVLISFLSACSTTKDPVERSRAEFSGGDRTQAFARLRQAVRDTPDDPELRAYYIRQRELLTAERLADAERARAAGRLDEAARRYRDAQEIDPDHPRARAGLEAIEADRRRARQFAEAEAAWARNDLATAERLVRALLAGAPNNARARRLLRDIEERAERRAPLAEALTGPLSKPVTLQFRDAPLRVVFEALSHAAGLNFVFDRDVRVDTPVTLFVRDSSVDEVIKLVAVTQQIERKVLNANSVLIYPATPAKQRDYQELVTRSFYLANADAKQAQSLLKQLVKSKDMFIDEKLNLLVIKDTPQAVRLAERLLASLDVAEPEVMLEVEVLEVARSKLRELGLDFPDEIGYGLLRSQQQITQTQTAAGIVSEVVTLPGSEIAPGVVPRAQWGDLTGYVTNPALTLRLRAEDGDTNLLANPRIRVKNREKAKIHIGEKLPVFTTTSTANVGVSASVSYLDVGLKLDVEPAVTLDDEVAIKVALEVSNIVREVPGPSDSLAYQVGTRSATTVLRLRNGETQVLAGLISDEERRSAQRLPGLGDLPLIGRLFSSERNNASKTEIVLLITPRIVRNIVAPSLARADLPAGTDASIGAARLALGPTLPGSLGLWGSGSDAGVPSQAPDALPRRPSLPDDAPLLAPPETAPDGPAVLSIQAPSVARSGERIHVTLDVVVPGSIAGGEAILGFDPLRLEPAGGQPAGNGRISVDLPAGAEHVTVQVPFVVRPGTSGTVDISLEDATVRRSSGETTTPEGSGGVVSIEVTL from the coding sequence ATGATCCTCAGTACAACTGCCGCCATGGCGGCAGCCCCACCGGTTTTTCGCATCCTGCACGGGCGACGGGTCCGTCGCGACCCGGGGGCGAAGTGGATGGACTACGGTCGCGCGATTTTCGCTGTCCTGGTCCTGATCTCCTTTCTTTCCGCATGCAGCACGACGAAAGATCCGGTCGAGCGCAGCCGCGCCGAATTTTCCGGCGGCGATCGCACCCAGGCGTTCGCGCGGCTGCGGCAGGCCGTGCGCGATACGCCCGACGATCCGGAACTGCGCGCCTATTACATCCGGCAGCGCGAGCTGCTCACCGCGGAGCGTCTCGCGGACGCCGAACGCGCCCGGGCAGCGGGACGCCTCGACGAAGCTGCACGACGCTATCGCGACGCGCAGGAGATCGATCCCGATCATCCTCGCGCACGCGCCGGACTCGAGGCGATCGAAGCCGACCGGCGCCGCGCGCGGCAATTCGCCGAGGCCGAAGCCGCATGGGCGCGCAACGACCTCGCAACCGCCGAGCGGCTCGTGCGCGCGCTGCTCGCCGGGGCGCCGAACAACGCCCGCGCGCGCCGGCTGCTGCGCGACATCGAGGAGCGTGCCGAGCGTCGTGCGCCGCTCGCCGAGGCGCTGACCGGTCCGCTCTCGAAGCCGGTGACCCTGCAGTTCCGCGACGCGCCTTTGCGAGTGGTTTTCGAGGCGCTGTCGCACGCGGCAGGGCTCAATTTCGTCTTCGACCGCGACGTCAGGGTCGATACGCCGGTGACGCTTTTCGTACGCGACAGCTCGGTCGACGAAGTCATCAAGCTGGTCGCCGTCACGCAGCAGATCGAGCGCAAGGTTCTCAACGCGAATTCGGTGCTGATCTATCCGGCGACTCCGGCGAAGCAGCGCGACTACCAGGAACTCGTGACGCGCAGCTTCTACCTCGCGAACGCCGACGCGAAACAGGCCCAGAGCCTGCTCAAGCAGCTGGTCAAGAGCAAGGACATGTTCATCGACGAGAAGCTCAACCTGCTGGTGATCAAGGACACACCCCAGGCAGTCCGCCTGGCCGAACGCCTGCTCGCCTCGCTCGACGTTGCCGAGCCCGAAGTCATGCTGGAGGTCGAAGTGCTGGAAGTGGCGCGCAGCAAGCTGCGCGAACTCGGCCTCGATTTTCCCGACGAGATCGGTTATGGCCTGCTGCGCAGCCAGCAGCAGATCACCCAGACCCAGACTGCAGCCGGAATCGTCAGCGAAGTCGTCACCCTGCCCGGCAGCGAGATCGCGCCGGGCGTGGTACCTCGTGCGCAGTGGGGCGACCTCACCGGCTACGTGACGAATCCGGCCCTGACCCTTCGCCTGCGCGCCGAGGACGGCGACACGAACCTGCTCGCGAACCCGCGCATCCGGGTGAAGAACCGCGAGAAGGCGAAGATTCACATCGGCGAGAAGCTGCCGGTGTTCACGACGACGTCGACCGCGAACGTGGGAGTTTCCGCGTCGGTGAGCTACCTCGACGTCGGCCTCAAGCTCGATGTCGAACCGGCGGTGACGCTCGATGACGAGGTGGCGATCAAGGTTGCGCTCGAAGTCAGCAACATCGTCCGCGAAGTGCCGGGACCGTCGGACTCGCTCGCGTACCAGGTCGGCACGCGTAGCGCCACGACGGTCCTGCGGCTGCGAAACGGGGAGACCCAGGTCCTCGCCGGCCTGATCAGCGACGAGGAACGCCGCAGCGCGCAGCGCCTGCCGGGCCTGGGCGACCTGCCGCTGATCGGTCGCCTGTTCTCGAGCGAGCGCAACAACGCGAGCAAGACCGAGATCGTCCTCCTGATCACACCGCGCATCGTGCGCAACATCGTCGCCCCGTCGCTCGCGCGTGCTGACCTGCCTGCGGGCACCGACGCGAGCATCGGCGCGGCGCGGCTGGCGCTCGGCCCAACCCTGCCCGGCAGCCTCGGGCTGTGGGGCTCGGGTTCGGATGCGGGCGTGCCGAGCCAGGCGCCCGACGCCCTCCCCCGCAGGCCATCGCTCCCGGACGACGCGCCGCTGCTCGCGCCGCCTGAGACAGCGCCGGACGGCCCGGCCGTCCTGAGCATCCAGGCTCCGTCCGTGGCCCGCAGCGGCGAGCGTATTCATGTCACGCTCGATGTCGTCGTGCCGGGGTCGATCGCCGGGGGCGAAGCCATCCTCGGCTTCGACCCACTGCGTCTTGAACCTGCGGGCGGCCAGCCGGCCGGGAATGGCCGGATCAGCGTCGACCTCCCCGCGGGAGCGGAGCACGTCACTGTCCAGGTGCCGTTCGTCGTGCGTCCGGGCACGAGCGGCACGGTGGATATTTCCCTCGAGGACGCGACCGTGCGCCGCAGCAGCGGCGAAACCACGACGCCCGAAGGAAGCGGAGGCGTCGTCAGCATCGAGGTGACGCTTTGA